TGACTTCATGGTGCTGCTTCTTCCTAACcttaatgaaatatttttgaCTTACTAGTGTTCTTCCTTAAGGATGTGTATGACCAATGAAGACAACTGAACCAACAAGTTCATCAATGGCCACTATTGTCTCTGCTGTTGTAATCTATAATTTTTTAAGTGTTATCAAACGTTTGATGCGTTTTGAAATTGCTTTACATATGCTGGATCCATGCTGGGTGATAATGTGATAACAGAAGAAAGGAGTTGTAGTAGTGATGCTTGTAGAGGATATTGATGTAGCCACAAAAGCAATGCAGATTGATTAAAGTTGATGTAGGTGTTGTAATCAATATGTGAACTCTGTTCTTTCTTTTCCTCTGTAAAGACAAGTCATAATAGTTCTGACAGTACGATCATTTGTTACATATGTTCGATGAGTAGATGTTGTCTGGTTGTGGGTGTGAAGTGGAATATGTCAGTGGGAACACTAAGAGTTGGCTTGGGTGTGTAGTGGATTGTGTTAGTGGAAACACGAAGAGGCAAAAAATTGTGATGCCGATATTAACTCTTAGCAACAGTAGTATGTCTCCTGGTATCAGCTGCTGGGAACAATATATAGTTAATAAACTGAGTCACGTGATTGTAATAAATGATTCATGGAGAAGTGAATATAGAAATGAACCACATGCCGTTGAATTAAAATTGTCCTTAAATTACATGCCTCGCTCGGTCTTTCTGTTATTTTCTCCCAAaacatttttctttctctctgtAAGGAACTTATAGATTAAGTCTTTTTTTAAAATCTACTTCCTTCTTGGTCCCTTCCCCTAAACTTTTATGTCTCTCTTCTGTCCTTAAATGCTCCATGTTACCTGCTGAATTTTTTCTCATCAAAAGCTGAAATTAGAAATTCTTAGTGTCTTTTTGCAGTTTGCCTTTTTAAACGTACAACATCTAATACAATTTTACTCACTGGACTGAGTGGAAGTGGCAAAACTTTCCTCTTCTACCAGGTAAGTGCTGTTGAATGAACGAATGCAGGACCTGATATAAGCTTTTTATAAAAGGTTATGTGACTTTATCTTTTTATGATGTCTGTTATAGCTTAGAGATGGCTCAGCCCATCAGGGTACTGTGACATCGATGGAACCAAATGAAGACAGTTTTATACTACACTCTGAGAGAGAAAAGGTAGTGATGACCGTatgtttttctttcccttttcctgCCATGTAACTAGATTATCATTCTTTCAACCTTCAATAAGGGTGGATTTTGTCAAGTGCTAGTAGTCTACCTTGGCTGTACTTAGTTTTTTGCTTAATTGATGTGCGGAAGTGCCATTTATTATATTTGTCCGCAAATGGACTTCACAATTCAAATTTTCAGACCTGTTTTTGTTTGGCTGCAGAAGGGGAAAACAAGACCTGTTCATATTGTTGATGTTCCAGGGCATTCTCGTTTGCGTCCGAAACTAGATGAGTTTTTGCCTCAAGCAGCTGGCATTGTGTTTGTGGTGGATTCAGTGGAATTTTTACCAAATAGCCGTACTGCTGCAGAGTACTTACTTTTAACTATTAATCTTCATATGGATTATTTGCTTGATAACTGATTCTGACATTTTAATGCCGTCTCACAAAAGGTACCTGTATGAAATATTGACAAAAGCAACTGTGGTCAAGAAAAAGATTCCAGTACTTCTCCTGTGCAACAAGGTTGATAAAATAACTGCACATACAAAGGAGTTCATAAGGAAACAGCTGGAGAAGGAAATGTAAGATAACTCTATACTCCCATTTTAGTCAATAGTAGCGATATCGTTAGCTGCTATTTGCATCAGCAAGCTACTCAAGTCCGTGTTCTTAGAGTTTCTGAAACAATATCAGTTgattatttcaaaaaataaaaactaatgtCAGTTGACTAATGTTAGGTGTAAATATAGGATTATATTTGATAAAAAAAGCGCGTCCTCTACCAGGACTGCCTCATGGGAAAGCTAACTCAATAGTTCTGCATTTTATCCTGTCacgtttgttttccttttatttccgTTTTTCTTTATAGCAAACTTTTCCTTATGTCAATGGACTTATCTAAAACTGCTTTAACTTTATGTTGAACTCGGAGTTTTCTGTTTTCTGAATGTGTTCCGCGGTTGTTTTGCCATTGTTATTCAGCGACAAGCTTCGTACATCAAGAACTGCAGTATCTGAGGCAGACATTTCTAACGAGTTTACGCTTGGAGTATCCGGAGAACCATTTGGATTTTCTCAGTGCTGTAACAAAGTAATTGTTGCCGAAGCTTCTGGTTTGACTGGTGAAATCTCTCAGTTGGAGCAGTTCATCAGGGAGAATGTGAAAACTTGACTACACAGTTAGTCAACGACTCGAAGTGCTTTCCTTTTacccttttattttcttcctcatTAATGAGTATGGAGGAGGAAGAAAAAGACAGTTAGATGGGATGATCAAGATTAGAATAGAATTTGGATagtcttattttctctctttataATTTGATTCATTCAAACTTTGTTAGTTTGTTATGTCTTGAAAAACTTGTTAATGGCAAATGCCTAGCTAGCTTGGACTATCTTTGTGTCTATTTTTGTTGCTCATTCCAATTCCCCttgagccttggcgtaactggtaaagttgctgccatgtgaccaggaggtcacgggttcaagccgtggaaacagcctctggcagaaatgcaggataagtttgcgtacaatagacccttatagtccggcccttctccggaccccgcgcatagcgggaactTAGTGCACCGGTCTGCCCTTTATTCCAGATTCCCCTttgcttgttattgttattaccaGTTGAGGTTGGTTAGTTAACATTTGATAATTGGAAGTTCTTAGGGGAGGCGTTGAATTCTTTTATGGTAGTTGGAGTAAAATGATTGCAAATATTGAGATTATTTTGCTGACTGTTTTCACTCTTTAGGCAAATCAACTGACTagttggaaaaaaataaaaatggggtGGGATGAAAGTGTTCATTGGTTACTAATATTAGagtttaaataaatattttggaaaagCTAAGGGAACCATAAAACGGtcaagaaaagaaagataaaaacaaaagccAAAAAACATGAAAAGACAATTTGAAACAAAATCGTCCTCAAAATTGGTACCTATAATAGGAGCTCAATAACCACAAATTTTCTTTCCAAGATTGAGCTGTCCACATGGCAAAAAATCATTGGCTCTGAAACCTTTGTTTAGATAAGAAAATGGATAACATACCTTATGGAAATcactatttcctttttgtttcttACATGTATACATATTTTTAACTAACACCAAAGCCAAACCATTCCTTTGCACAAAACTGAAAGCAAGTAATAAGCAATCAAACTAGGAAAATTTTTGAGTTGATCAAATGGCTTCAATGACAATGACAACCTCCTTGGCAGGCGGCTCCGTCGCGGCCTTGACCAAAGTCCCGGCCGCGAACCGCCGCGGGGTTGTCATGGCGAAGGCAAGCTCAAAGGTGCCATTTGAGGGAGAAAATGTTGTAATGAGCTACAAGAAAGAGAGCAACAACAGTGGCCGGAGAGAGTTGTTCTTCGCCATGGCGGCTGTTGCCGCTAGCTCAGTGGCAAAGGCCGCCATGGCCGACGAGGAGCCGAAGCGCGGCTCCCCGGAAGCCAAGAAGAAGTACTATCAAGTTTGTGTTACAAATCCAACTGCTAGAATTTGCCGCAACGCAAATTAAGAGAGGGGAAGTGTTGTCTTTATTCTTGTTATTATGCGTTTTTTGTTaatgtaaaaaggaaaaaaaattaaataagacATTGTTAAAGCTTTCTCGTGCAAATTTAGTATTTCAATTACCCTTCTACTATTAAATTGCTTTTTTACTTTTCTAATATATATGTACTACATTGTACATATGTGTATAAACTAATAATCAAATTCGAGAGCGAGGTAGTGCACGATTAGAAACTCAGCGAATAATGAGACCGTTCGTTTTCTCAAATTATATAATAGTTTGAAATTAATCAATAACGAGATCATGCGAGGAGGTGTGGTGGAAGTAAAAGTTTTTATTGGAAACTACTTAAGAAAAGACCATCATCTAAATACCATAAAAACCAATTGTAAGTATTACATTAAACTATGTAAATGAGTAATACATAAAATAACATAATCTTTAAAAGGATAATAGACTATGTAT
This DNA window, taken from Nicotiana tabacum cultivar K326 chromosome 15, ASM71507v2, whole genome shotgun sequence, encodes the following:
- the LOC107811505 gene encoding photosystem II 5 kDa protein, chloroplastic-like — encoded protein: MASMTMTTSLAGGSVAALTKVPAANRRGVVMAKASSKVPFEGENVVMSYKKESNNSGRRELFFAMAAVAASSVAKAAMADEEPKRGSPEAKKKYYQVCVTNPTARICRNAN
- the LOC107811504 gene encoding uncharacterized protein LOC107811504, which gives rise to MDKEKIEQLQIQMQQWLYEVEEYVHHIPPTQLYAAVGVVLFTMILFLIICLFKRTTSNTILLTGLSGSGKTFLFYQLRDGSAHQGTVTSMEPNEDSFILHSEREKKGKTRPVHIVDVPGHSRLRPKLDEFLPQAAGIVFVVDSVEFLPNSRTAAEYLYEILTKATVVKKKIPVLLLCNKVDKITAHTKEFIRKQLEKEIDKLRTSRTAVSEADISNEFTLGVSGEPFGFSQCCNKVIVAEASGLTGEISQLEQFIRENVKT